The sequence GAAGAAGACCGCTGCCGTCATCGAGTCCCTGGTGGACAAGCAACGGCCTGTGGTGGTCTGCACCCACAGGCCCGCCCTGCCCACGGTCCTCAAGCAGCTGGCCACGCACATGCCGTCACACCTCGCCAAGCTGCTGCCGGCCCACGAGCCATACCTCTCGCCCGGCGAGCTGGTGGTGTGCCATGTGGCCAACGGCGGGAAGAAGCGGGTTGTAGCGGTGGAGCAGTTCAAGCCCTTTGACGACTAGCCCGGCCTCCCTGAGCCTCCAGGCTTTCAAAGTAGACTTGGGGCGTGAGCATCCCAACGCCTTATGAAGACCTCCTGCGCGATGTCCTGGCCACCGGCACCCATAAATCGGACCGCACGGGCACCGGAACCACCAGCGTTTTCGGGCGCCAAATCCGCTTCGACCTCTCCAAGAGCTTTCCGCTGATCACCACCAAGCGGGTCCACTTCAAGTCAGTGGCGGTGGAACTCCTGTGGTTCCTGCGCGGCGAGACCAACATCAAGTGGATGACGGACCAGGGCGTCACCATCTGGAATGAATGGGCCGACGAAGACGGCGACCTGGGCCCGGTCTACGGCGTGCAGTGGCGTTCCTGGCCCACCCCGGACGGCGGCCACATCGACCAGATCGCCGAACTCATCGAGAACCTGAAGTCGAATCCGGACTCCCGCCGGCACCTCGTGTCCGCCTGGAACGTCTCCGAGCTCAACGACATGGCGCTCCCGCCCTGCCAC comes from Pseudarthrobacter sp. NIBRBAC000502770 and encodes:
- a CDS encoding thymidylate synthase, which codes for MSIPTPYEDLLRDVLATGTHKSDRTGTGTTSVFGRQIRFDLSKSFPLITTKRVHFKSVAVELLWFLRGETNIKWMTDQGVTIWNEWADEDGDLGPVYGVQWRSWPTPDGGHIDQIAELIENLKSNPDSRRHLVSAWNVSELNDMALPPCHAFFQFYVANGRLSCQLYQRSADMFLGVPFNIASYALLTCMVAQQVGLEPGEFVWTGGDVHIYENHMDQVLKQLEREPYDYPRLLITRKPASIFDYTLEDFDVVGYQHHPTIKAPIAV